Part of the Melopsittacus undulatus isolate bMelUnd1 chromosome Z, bMelUnd1.mat.Z, whole genome shotgun sequence genome is shown below.
GCAGGGCTGTGCGGTGCATACCCGACACACGGACGGCCCAGTGTCGCGGTACGTATGCAGAGAAGCCTTGGACGCTGGCGCAGCCCTCGGGGCCGGTGACGAGGGTCGAGTCCAGGACGCGCAGCTCGGGGTTGACGAACACGCGCAGCGGGAAGGGCTCGATGCGGTGCGCGCGGCGCATCTCGGGCGGGTACTGCGCGcagaggggggggggcagctccGCAGCGAACACGCGCAGGGACACCCCCAGCTGGGGCGCGCTCAGCCCCAGGCACGGCCCCCTCCGCAGCGCGGCCGTCAGCGCGGCCGCCAGAGCGCGCAGCTCGCGCCCGCCCAGCTGCTCCCGGGGCACGGCGGCCGCGGGGCCGCGCAGCACCGGGGCCCCCACCTGGCAGGGGGCGCCGAAGGGCGGCGAGGGCGCGCCCAGCGCGCGCCGCCGCAGCGCGCGCCACAGGGAGCGCTCCCGCTGCCCCCAGCCCGCGGCGCCGCGCACCGGCGGCGCCCCCCGCGCGGCCCCGCGCAGCACCGGAGCCACCGCCGCCGCCATGCGCAGCCCCGAGGAGCACATCGGGCACAGACGGCGACACCTGGCGGCGGGGAGGACTGAAGGGCAGGGAGCGCGGCCCCACCGGCAGGGTGCGGGCAGGAGCCGGGGGGACACGGGCAGGAGCCGGGGGGACacggggcagccccagccccacagcctcacccccagccccagccccgctACTCTGCTGTTGCCATCGGCAGCAGAGCCCCTTCGGGGGACCCCTCCTGCCCGTgtgcaggcaggggtgcaggcagggactcagcctcctcctcttccttctggtGCAGAggctcctcctcctctggtggagctggcagcaggaaaGCCAGCGAGTCCCTCACAGGGACCACGTTGATGCGGCCCAGGTGACCGAAGCGCTGCAGCTGGGTGGGGGGGGACGCCtgaagagagggaaagggggggCTGGTGGGAGCCTGTGGGCAAAGGGAAGCCCCACAGAGGCAGGACCAGCGCATCAggctcccccatccccacaAGACACAATACCCTAGGATCTCACCCAGTGCTTGTGCAATCTGTGCCGGTGGGAAGAGCACCTGCAGGCATCGGTTCAGGTAGGGCAGCAGGTCATCCAGGAAAGCTGTGCAGAACTGGGCAAAGAGCTCCTGCTCCCGCCCGCTGAAAGCTGCCTCCTCTGCACGGTGGAAGGCCAGGATGGTTTTAGTTACCTGGGATGAAAGGCAGAGATGTTAATACCCCCCACAGACAACCCCATGCGTAAACTAAACACTCCTCTCCCACCCAATTGTACGAGGTTCCATAGGGCTCAGTGCCACATCTGGCACTTGTGacacaaccccatgcaatgcccTGGCTGTGGGGAGAAGTGACTGCAAAGCTACCCACAGATATAACCTGGGGTGTTGGCCAacagcagctgaacatgagccagtttgcACACAGGTGGACaagagcatcctggcttgtatcagcaATACCATGGCTTGCAGGGCTAGGGGAGTGACTGttcccctgtactgggcactggtgaagCTGCACCTCAAAACCTGTGTTCAGTTCTAGGTCTCTcctgggcccctcactacaagagagacattgaggtgctggagaggggccagagaagggcaatggagctggtgaagggcctagAGCACAAGTaggatggggaatggctgagggacctggagAGGGACCAGGAGGATGGAACCAGGAGGGGgttgggctctgctcccaaggagcaagggatgggacaagaggaaacagcctcaaactgcaccagggcaggtttagactggagattatGAATAATCTCTTTCCCAGAAGGGTTGttgagcactggaacaggctgccaaggAAGATGTAGAGTCACCATCCCTACAGGTATTTAAAGGACATGAATACATGGCACACAGGGACATGTTTAGTGGTGGGTTTGGCTGTACCAGGCTAACacttggacttgatgatcttcaaaagagtcttttccaacctaaatgagtCTATGATTCCAACCTACCAATACTCAGAGCAGGATGAGTCTGGGACAAGGCACAGCTCTGTCCCCTGGCACCTTACCTCCCCAAGCGCATCCTCCAGGCAGGTGGTGATATCCTGTGCCAGGGCAATGGGGCAGCAGAGCCGCAGGTCATTGAAAGCAACAAGGAGGCTGTTGAGGAAGCAGGCGAGGGGTGGGAAGTCCAGCAGCACCATGGGAGGCTGCAGTGTCCCCGGCTGGGCCATGGGCACCGGGACCCCCGTGCTGCCACCCAGCCCAGCCGGTGTGGAGATGAGCGTGTAGGAATTCATCTCCTCCTTGAACTTCTCCACTGCCTCTTCCACTGCCTTCCTGAATGCGGTGGCAGCCACGTGCTGGAACAGGGGCCCCAGCTGCCCACGGAAATCAGCTCCCACCCGGCTGAAGGAGAGGCCGAAATACATGCACTGCCCCAGCAGTGAGTCCAGGCGGCCGCCCACCCCTCGCCGCAGGTCACGCTCCAGCGTCCGCAGGAACTCAGACACCTTCTGCAGCACCCAGCTGTGGAAAATGGCCCCTTCATTGAGGGCCTGACCGTCGGTGGGCAGGAGCGGCTCCTCATCCGAGAAGATGGCACGATACTGGGTGATGATGTCAAAGAGGTGGACGCGACAGGCTTCGATGGTCTTGGTGATGTGGAAGTAGGGGTCGTCGTCGGGGATGGAGGCCTGGATGGAACGCAGCCACGCGTCCCGTGCCTGCAGGAACTTGATGCGCAGCTCAGCCTCGGTGAACACGTCCATGCGCCGCAGGTAGCCGATGACCCGCAGGCAGGCCGGGAGCTGGATGTTGGTGCGGAGCTGCTGGATGAGCTGGTTCAGCATCAGCTGGGTGCACTGCCGCACTTCATCCACAATGCCCTGGGGTGGGACAGAGGCCTCAGACACAGGCGCTGGGTGCAGgtggcacagggcaggggcagagcagaCCCTACCTGGATCACAGGaatgctgctgtgcttcctCTCCAGCCTCCGCACGTAGGCAGCGAGCTCCAGAGCCTCCTCGTAGTACCCATTGCGGACACAGGTGTCCATGAGCTGCGGGATCTCCAGGATCTCCAGGATCTCCGTGTGCCGGTTCAGGGTCAGACTGTTCATGCGCCGGCTGCAGGCGATCTCCTCAGCATCCCGCATGAAGTTCCTATGGGATCAGGGTGTGATCAGCACAAGGCTCTCCCCTGCAGCAGGTAAACCTCAGGATCCTCACACCCTCCATGGCCTCTCCTCGGTCCCATCCttcccagctcagcaccagctccttctcacccccatcccagcccccattgcccccagtgCTCCGTCAGACCGTGTCCCaacctccctccatccccccgGTGCCCTCACGGCCCCGGTCCCCCCGAGCCCCGCTCCCGTCCCGCTCCCGTCCCTTACCGGCAGGCGTCCTGCAGCGCAGGCAGCCGCTCCAGCAGGCGGCCGAGCCGGCTCTCGATGCCTCCGAACCCGTGCCCGGCGCTCCCGGTGCACTCTGCGGACCGGATGAACGCTCGGTAGTGCTCGAAGGCCAAGCGCCGGGTCTCGGCCCCCACCCGCGCCCGCTCCGCCGCCAGCCGCGCCGGTTCCCGGCCCAGCTCCGCCAGCCCCAGCGCCGCCAGCTCGGACACGTATGCGGAGAGCTCCGGGTCACCGGGGGCCGCGGGGCCGCGGAGCCACGCCAGCAACCGGGcctcctccgccgccgccgccatcgCGCCGCGCCACTTCCGGTCCGGCACTTCCCGTTCCGACGTCTCCTTCCCGTTCCGGCAGTTCCGGTTCCGGTGGGACCCCGCGTGTGCGGTGCGGGCCATGCGGCCGCTGACGGAGGCGGAGACGCGAACGGTGTTCGAGAAGCTGAGCCGATAGTGAGGGAACGGGGGACCGGGGGGGCaggggcaccgggggggggaacggggcaTCGGGGGGGACCGGGCACCGGGGGGGGACCGGGACACCGGGGGGGACACCGGGGGGGGAAcggggcaccgggggggggggaccgggGCATCGGGGGGGACCGGTCCGAGCTCACGGCGTCTGTCCCCGCAGCATCGGTGAGAACATCCAGCTGCTGGTGGACCGGCCCGATGGCACCTACTGCTTCCGGCTGCACCGCGACCGCGTCTACTACCTGAGGTGAGGCGAGGCCGGGGCCGGCACCGGGCACCAGGCACCGGGCACCGGGCACCAGGCACCGGGCACCAGGCACCGGGCACCAGGCACCGGGCACCAGGCACCGGGCACCGGGCGCTGCCCCGGAGCTGCTCCAGCGCCGTTCCCATCCCCGCAgtgagaagctgctgaaggTGGCAGCCAGCGTCCCCCGGGACAGCCTCGTGGCACCGGGAACCTGCTTCGGGAAGTTCACCAAGACACAGAAGTTCCGGCTCAGtgtcactgctctggacttccTCGCACCCTATGCCAAGGTGGGAACCAGCTCCCATCACCCACCGGCCCCTGGCAGCCCCCGGCCACCACCAGGCCCCGGCCACCACCAGCCCTTCATTGCCCTGTGCCTCTCTTGCAGTTCAAGGTGTGGGTGAAGCCGGGATCAGAGCAGTCCTTCCTTTATGGCAACCACGTCCTGAAGTCAGGCCTGGGCCGCATCACAGAGAACACAGCTCAGTACCAGGGGGTGGTGGTGTACTCCATGGCTGACGTCCCGCTGGTGAGTGGCTGGTGTGGACCCCACACTTCCCAGGGCTGGAGTATGGGGTTGGGGGGTGAACTCTTATCTCCTCTTCATTTAGGGCTTTGGGGTGGCTGCCAAGTCCACACAGGAGTGCCGGAAGGTGGATCCCATGGCCATCGTGGTGTTCCACCAGGCTGATGTTGGGGAGTACGTACGGAACGAGGACACCCTCATGTAAGAGGACTGCAGCATTCCAAAGACACAAGCGTTCCTGGCCGGAACAGACCTTGTCCTGCACTGCCAGTGCAGCAGTGCCACAGGGAGCCCACTCTGCTGCTGGGGTGTGCTCTGGTGTGAAAGGGCTGGGAGCTACCAGGATACAGCCCCATACTCTGGGGGAGCAGCTGCCTAAgtgaggagctgctctgcaggcacCAGGCTTGCCCCTGCTCTCAAATAAAGCCCATTCCTTTTTGTACAGTGCCTGTTGTCTAGGGCAAGGCCTTGGGGGCAGTCAACCCTTGTCTCTGGTAcaagctgctgccttcctgagGCAGCATGGTGCACTGGGATGAGGCTCTCCAGAGGGGAGAAGCTGCACATGCAGCTCTATAGAAGAGACTGGGGGAGGCACACAGCCTAGGGCTGGGAGGACAGGCTGACCACTGAGTtgaggggagagaaggaaggggcaggcagctgcctgtaATGTAGGCTTGCAGAGGATGGACAGAAGGCTGCTACCATGCCTCAGATTTGGTGCCAGGGGTTCTTTATTAAGTGCCTGGTAGAAAAGACGTTACAGGACACCGTAATGAGGGGTTGGGAGGTAACAAACCAACCTAGCACACAAAGTCCAGTATtgagcttttcttctgttgggGTGATTTCAGccaagggaggggaggggaactCTCCTTCCTCAAAGCAGGATCTggcctttcctccctctctctgaAGGTCAGAATTAGCTGTAAGCACTGTCACCAAGCACTGCAGGCACTGGTCCTTCCCACACTTTTGGACACCACTAGCACTTCTGCCTGCTGGAGGCTTGCACATTGAAGAGGCGCTTCAGGAAGTAGAGCTGCAGCACCCCAGAGAGGACAATGGTGCAGCTctgagccattgaccaccaGTTGACGTAGCTGTAGTTGGACTCCAGGAGGAAGGAGTCTGATGTTTTCCGCATCCGGGCAAAGTTGTAGAACCGCCACATGTGGAAGATGTGGAGCTGCAGTTTGTGGGTGCTGACCTGCAGGAGATGTGGGTgctcagcagctgggctgcagcagagcctggggctGGAAGAGCTGCTCTTGGAGCTTCCCCTATGCTCAGCATTAACTTAAAGCTGCGGCTCAGCCAAGAGCAAACACCCTTCTTGGTTCCCTCGAGAGAACCTGCCCATCTCCTCGGCATTGGAGCACTGTGATCACCTTCACACTCACCTCAATTGCCTCCAGGGTGTCATTCATCTCTTTTCGCTCTTCTGGCTGCTTGTTGTCTGGGTCAAAGGCTTCGTAGTAGACACCAAAGTTGAGGTACACCTGCATGAAGCCGAACTGGTTTTGCTGGTTGTTCAGGCACAGCTGGTAGAAACCTGTGGAGAGAAATGGGAATCGTTCCCTGAGCAGAAGAGCCACTGCCAGGCAAACCCATCCCCAGCACTTGACCCTCATCCCCCCTCTGAGGAGGCAGATGTGGTCAGACTCATAACGCccctgggaagtgctgctgcctgggcagGACCAGGGCAGCAAGGACCTTTCTCCTTGGTGAGGAAATTGATCTGTCCCCGCACATCCTGGGAAGTGCCAAGCTGGAAGCCACTGGGGTCGCTTGCTGTGACCAGGATGTTCCTGTCGTTGCCAATCCCTGTTGTACGCTGGACCTGGAGGCAGAAAACACCCAAGTGGCATTCGTGGCCTGATTCTGAGCTCAGGGAACAGACAGGAGCCCATAGCAGCCCTCGTGTGCAGGGCAGGGGTCCAGTGTGGTCCAGCCTCTACTGAGGGTTGTTTTGGGGGTCCGTGGGGAGCTGCCCCCTCCATTGCTGTGAGCTGGGGCCAGGAACAGCCTCCAGTGAGCTGCCAGCTACACGTGaaagaaccccaaaccccacagtcCTGGATGATAAACAGCAAGGCTCCCAGTGCCCACTCATGGTGCTGCAGGCTCCTGAACACACCTCATATCTCTCCCATACCTATCCCATCTCCCTGCTGCCTGGATGGGGtgctcctggcactgctgcagtggtagatggagctgtgctgaggctcagggctgtgccatgctcctgtggggctgctctgctgAGGACAGAGCCAGGGGGAAGCTGTCAGCACTGGGCATGGCCATGCTCTTGCTCTCCTTCCACCAGCCTAGTGTAAACAGGTGATAAAaggctgctgttttccctttggGAAGGGAACAGAACATGGGCATAAGTACACAGGGCTGTGCCCGAGACCTTTGGTGTGccttccagctgcagctcagagagCCAAGGGCCATGCAGCAGCCTTCAGTCAGCCCAGCAAACTGCAGAGCTCCCCCCAGTGCCAGGACAccctgcagctctctgcatgCTCAGTCACCACATCCAGAGCTCTCAGTGCTCCTTTAAaacaggtatttaaaaaaagaaatgtgattcATGATGGAAATTACCTAAAAAAAGTGTAATCCCTGAGGTGGAACATCCAAGTGACTGAAACCATTCCTGTATCAACTCAGGACCTTCCCCATGCAAGGCAAACCCCCTCCACCCTGGGGCTGGTGGATTTGGAGTTCAGCCTGAGTCGACCTTCTGCATGTAAGCCTGGTTGTAGGACCATGGTGATGGAGGAATTCCCACTGCAGGACCTGCTGTGCCCTTGGAGGAGGCAGTGGCCAGCACTGACTGTGGAGCTGGAGCACTGCACTAACCCAGCATAGCCATTCGCTAACCCCATCAGCAGCTGCACAGCTTCCTGGGATGCACCTCGCACAACTCACCTCATAGTTGAAGAAGAAGTTCCCATTCTGGTCTGCAAACTGCCAGAAGCATTCCATGGTGCCGGCAGCAATGATGATTGCAAAGTCATAGCGATCTGCCCCATGGAATACTGGGTCCTGGCTGGATCTGCTGAGTGGTTCAGTCGTGGGGCagccagcagagcccagcagagccaggaacaccagcagcagcatcctgcttcCCAGCCTTCCACGCTCCCTCCaaccagggcaggagcagggactgGAGGTGTCAGGGGTAATCATTAACTGCCTTAGAGTGGCACCTTGGCAGGGCCAGGGCTGGAGTCAGGGGAACGAGGCACCCTTGACATGATCTTGGGTCAGAGCAGGGGCTTACCCCATTCATCCACATTAGAACTCACCCAGCTGAACCCTCTCCAGAGGCTGTTGAGAAGAGGCTCACAGtccccagccagccctgctcctcacTGACCACCGCTCCACCAGTCTGTGTCCTGTGAACAAGAAAATTAAGTAGGAAAAGTGTTTTACCACCAGAAAATGCACATAGCTCTAAATTGGGTTTGTGGGGGAATGTCCTTCCTCCCTGGCTCCTCCCTGCCTTGGCTGCAACACGTTCCCTGTATAATCAAGGGCAAGAGCTTGGTGCAGAGAAGGGAAGTATGGGTGAATCCATCTTCTCCAACTGGGCACAACCAATGGGCATTGCCTCACAACAGTAATTACTGGTCCAGATCGTGGCTCACATCAAGCCTCTGCAAGTGCAGGGTGTCCCTTCTACACCCTGGGCTGCTCTGACCCCAGGGAACAGAGTTTTACAAGCAGAAGGGGAGGGAAAcacacagccacagccaggTGACGAGGCAGGCTCagtccagcagctcctgctgaaggACAGAAGGGAAGCAGGTGTTCCCAGACAGGcttctcccagccccagccctgcaggaaTGCTGCTGGGAGAGGCTGCTTTTAGCCAGTACCACCGTAGCTCCTCAGCCTTTGACTTCAGCAGAAACCTCGTCCAGAAGCTTCTGCCCTATGCAGCACCTCTGGGCATCACTGTTCCACTCCAGACAGCGGCTGATGCAACAGCTCAGGAGGCAAAGGGGAAGCCCAATGTTCATGGCGTGCTGCCTGCCCCAACTGCCACATTTCCACCCATATGGTACAAGCTCACGCTTACAACTCAAGCCAGCCAAGAAAACATAAACTTTATTTAAGGAAGACAGTACATAAGCTCTGGCTTCAGCTGCTGGATACACAATGCCCTGGGCATCCATACACTTGCAGGGATTGCACACAAGCAAGCAGTGTCAGTAAGATATGGCCCAACTTTTAACATGGGAATGGCCAACAGTTAAATACTAAGatacaaaattatgtttttttttaagtctcaaAGCTGTGAGGGGAAAATTCTCACTCCCAGGCTTGCTGCTgctaaaagcagaaagaaatgtgaagaataAAAGATACCTATTTGTCTCAATCTCCTCATAAGCTGTGGGGCTACATGTTGCCTCCCACCCACAGAGAATTGAGCACATATGGATAAAACAAGTGACAGGCAGTTTagacaacacagaaaaatagcaCCTGAGGGGATTAGCTCTCTATTTGACAGCATGAGAGCAGACAAAACTCACTCACTTCAGCTGGGATTCATTCTACAAAGGCTGCAGTTGTCAGGAGAAGAAAGTCCCAATCCAGACCATTTCTAAGCATATACTATCAAGCCTGCACAAAACCTAAAACCTGCAGCTAGAGCTCAAGGCTCTTTGGTTCCTGTCACATGATTTGTCTGCTACACCAGTCTCAGGAGCCATGAGCCACAGGGAATCCCCCCACACACATCAGAGACAGGCACAGCAGCCTCCCCTGCTGTGATGCTCCAGTCTGTATTTCCAAAGACAAAGGTTTGTGCAGTGGAGGTTCTGTGGCTCCCAGCTTTACATGATTCCCAGTTTTTTCATGGTCCTCCAGCGATCCTTGATCATCACTGCTGTGCGGTTCTGGAAGGGGTATTTCTGGCAAATGGCCTTCCATCTCCCTTCTCCAAACTGCTGCACACCTTGTTTGATCCACTCGCTCTCTTCCACTGTCCATTTCTACAAAAGAGCACGTACACAGTGTCCTGTGAGTACAAAGTGCAGCTTCAGAGTGCCACTAGCAGAGAACCACATGGTAACTCCTTCTGTGTGTGTTAGCTCCCCTTTACCATCTGTGCTAGTAACATGTAGGAAAGGCACAGATGTCCTGTCAACAGCACACACAACACCAATCACTCCTCTGTGGATGTGCTCTCGTACCCGTTACAAACAGAAGtgctcagctccagcagagGCCTACATGGTGTACAGCAGCACAAGAGCCAGCAGCTCTCCTACAAGCCAGGCTGAGTTCGCAGCAGCAAAGTGGGATATCTTCCCAAGCAACAGCTGCTGTACATGCTGAACCTCTCCAGCACAGGGGGAACTCAGGAAACCCAGCTCTGAACTGCATGCATTGAGGAAAAAGGACTTCATGCACAtacccagtgcccagcacacaGCTTTACCTGCTACCAAACTGGGCTGTTTTAACAGAGAAACTCCACACACCTCTGTGAATGCAAAGGCCTGCACAACTTGGATCAAGCCTGGATAGCCCAAGCACTAGCCTGAGGAAGCACTTTCCAACCCAGCCTCCTCATTTAAAGCATGAAAGCAGCTCACCCTGCTGTAGTGAACTGCAGGCTGCTGATGAAGCAGTCTGAGCAGCAACCCCCACCAGTCTATTTCAGATTGTCTGGCAGTTTGCTCTTCTCTGCAGACATATGATCTCAGGCTTTGCTGAAAGGACTTAAGGGTTCCACATTACCTGTTTCTTGGAACCAAAGACTGTACTGTTATGGCTGGCTGTCTCAAATGATGCTGAAAAACAAGACAACAGGATTACATTTCACCTTAACTCAAGAAATACAAACTTCCTTGACAGACTGCCTTGAGTTCAACTGCTGAAATACAGAGCCTACAATGAGAGCACCCCGTGACAGACAAACCAAACTCCTTCATCCCTCCCTTTTCTGCAGCCCCAGAAGTGGCCCTGCAGCCACTTTTTCACGTGAAAACTTTCAATAGGATCTGATTTGTTTTCAACTAGCCAGAACAGGGGCATCCATCCAGGACGTGGCTATACTGTACACTGAAGCTGGAATTAGACACCCATTATCCACTCCTTTTCACTAGTTAAGCTACATAGCTAGCTGCAAAAAGGACTGGACAATTGATCTGACTGAAAACGTAAACTGAACCTTTATTTCATGGCACTAAAGTAGGAACAaggaaaaagctgtatttctttaaGCTAAGCATGATTTCTCTGAGACTGGTAAATGTGGTTTTGGCACACTTTTCAAGGCAGATGTATAAAGACCTGGACAGTTATCCATTTTCCTGGATTTTAGGATTTCTGGTTTCAAAATTCAGTCACACAGAAGGCAGCAAGAAACCCATAAATGAGCCCCACAGCCAGGATTAGCATCAATTAACACCCACAGGAGGGGCTCTGTTCTTACCAGCACCTGGGAAaagctcctcctcctcactccagctctctttttcttccaacCCCTCTCTGCTGTTCCACTTTCTTCTGAAGGACCTGAAAGCAGTCAAGCATTTACTTTGGCTGCTGGCTAGGGAGGATGTTTTTAGGGGAGAAGGTAGGGACACAGAGGATACAGCAAGCAAGCCTGTAATGAGGGTGCAGTGCTGAGAAAAGTGCCCATAAAGTGATATATAAACATACTGCCACCTCAAGTCCCCTCTGAAGGGGATGAATCCTTAGCAGTCCATCTGAAGGTACAGTGTGCTGTATGTACTGAATACAGGTGGAGTACTGTATTTTGTAGACAGCATTAGCAAAAACAACTGAGAGGGTATTAACTACACAATGAAGTGCTTGCAGCAGACACAAAGCTGGACCTCCCAGGCCTCTGTATGTGGCACAGACTTGCCAACAACCTGGGGAAGAAGCCTTTAGATTTCCAAAGAAGCGTTTAATTCTTACTGTTTTACTGCTAGCACTACTGAGGTCAGCCAAGCTACAGAGGCCTCTCAGTGAGATCAAGTGCCTCAGTGCTGTCACCTGCTTCCAGTCCTCAAGCACAGACTTGTGAAGTTAAATTAAGTCTGTTAAAAAAAGCCTTCAAAAGGTTCAGCCAAAGATATTGCATCCAATATAATTGAAGCCACTGAGAAATAACTGATCTCTGTTCTTACTTGAGGTTGCACTGTTGAACATCTCTTTCTTGCACATAAACATTCGTGAAACGGCCTCTGGCAGAGATGCATACAATGAGATTTCCAGAGAGATGTCAGCACCACTGCTACCGTAAGTACTGACACAGAAAGACTTCAAGACAGGACATCCGCGCAAGCAGCACAGACAATAAATCACTTTCCAGGTGAACTGGAAACCAActtccacagcagcagggcttgaAACTCAAGAACTGCCTACACCAGCATCAGCAGCCCCATTCTTGGCTCCCTCCCAGTCTGGCAGAACCCTCACTTTAGCTGGCACAGGATGGGAAGGCACCATGTTCATATCTGTGTCCagccccttcccatggcagtCAGGCACAGTGCATGGCCTTGGATGAGTTCACAAAACATCATCCTATTCTCATATGGTTCCCTAAGCACCCTCAGAATAAACTCCAGACaccccaggacagcagcagcagctgcaatatgttaccagaaaaaaacccaaacaaaccaaaagatAAAGCATTGCCACTCAAGTCCTTGAAGAGCAGGAAACTTAACAACTAAACTTCCCCCATGACTCTTATGGCAGGGCAGAAAGCCCTTCCCAGCATCAACTCTGACAGCTTAACCCTGAGCAGTGCACACCAGCAAGTTTTCACCAGTGCTTGCACCAATgccagctgcactgcagcacatcTCAACTTGTGGCCACTCTCCTGCACTTCAAGGCTGCACCTCCAAAGCAGCCAAGAAATGCAGAACACCACAGTCTTTCCTGCTTGCCCTTCAAAACCAAACCTTCATGTTCTTGACATTTTTAAGCCAGAAAACAAAGGAGGTTGTGTTTTATCTTTCCAAAGACATCAAGCTCTCCTCAGTCCTTCCAGTTTCACTCCTGTGAATCCAAAACATCATTATTGCTGGCTGCTCTGCAACTTCACTATACAGAAGAGGAGCAACTCAGACGTTTAAGCAAGAAGCTTTGCCACACCCTTGTTACACCCTTGTTACAGCCTACAGGAGCTACTCATGAGACTCATAGCTTTACAGTCTCCTAACAGTGCTAATTTTAAACTTCTGCCAGTAAGCCTACTTTGCTGTCTTCTGTGGGTAATCCttataaacaggaaaagaaacctaACATAGTCCCACA
Proteins encoded:
- the LOC106023640 gene encoding conserved oligomeric Golgi complex subunit 8 isoform X1 is translated as MAAAAEEARLLAWLRGPAAPGDPELSAYVSELAALGLAELGREPARLAAERARVGAETRRLAFEHYRAFIRSAECTGSAGHGFGGIESRLGRLLERLPALQDACRNFMRDAEEIACSRRMNSLTLNRHTEILEILEIPQLMDTCVRNGYYEEALELAAYVRRLERKHSSIPVIQGIVDEVRQCTQLMLNQLIQQLRTNIQLPACLRVIGYLRRMDVFTEAELRIKFLQARDAWLRSIQASIPDDDPYFHITKTIEACRVHLFDIITQYRAIFSDEEPLLPTDGQALNEGAIFHSWVLQKVSEFLRTLERDLRRGVGGRLDSLLGQCMYFGLSFSRVGADFRGQLGPLFQHVAATAFRKAVEEAVEKFKEEMNSYTLISTPAGLGGSTGVPVPMAQPGTLQPPMVLLDFPPLACFLNSLLVAFNDLRLCCPIALAQDITTCLEDALGEVTKTILAFHRAEEAAFSGREQELFAQFCTAFLDDLLPYLNRCLQVLFPPAQIAQALGVPPHPAAALRSPGPHQRGPCEGLAGFPAASSTRGGGASAPEGRGGG
- the LOC106023640 gene encoding conserved oligomeric Golgi complex subunit 8 isoform X2, translated to MAAAAEEARLLAWLRGPAAPGDPELSAYVSELAALGLAELGREPARLAAERARVGAETRRLAFEHYRAFIRSAECTGSAGHGFGGIESRLGRLLERLPALQDACRNFMRDAEEIACSRRMNSLTLNRHTEILEILEIPQLMDTCVRNGYYEEALELAAYVRRLERKHSSIPVIQGIVDEVRQCTQLMLNQLIQQLRTNIQLPACLRVIGYLRRMDVFTEAELRIKFLQARDAWLRSIQASIPDDDPYFHITKTIEACRVHLFDIITQYRAIFSDEEPLLPTDGQALNEGAIFHSWVLQKVSEFLRTLERDLRRGVGGRLDSLLGQCMYFGLSFSRVGADFRGQLGPLFQHVAATAFRKAVEEAVEKFKEEMNSYTLISTPAGLGGSTGVPVPMAQPGTLQPPMVLLDFPPLACFLNSLLVAFNDLRLCCPIALAQDITTCLEDALGEVTKTILAFHRAEEAAFSGREQELFAQFCTAFLDDLLPYLNRCLQVLFPPAQIAQALGVDEHGEPVSWEAKGWAARVVQHEMDHLDGILYIDRMDTRTFTNVNWMELMD
- the NIP7 gene encoding 60S ribosome subunit biogenesis protein NIP7 homolog encodes the protein MRPLTEAETRTVFEKLSRYIGENIQLLVDRPDGTYCFRLHRDRVYYLSEKLLKVAASVPRDSLVAPGTCFGKFTKTQKFRLSVTALDFLAPYAKFKVWVKPGSEQSFLYGNHVLKSGLGRITENTAQYQGVVVYSMADVPLGFGVAAKSTQECRKVDPMAIVVFHQADVGEYVRNEDTLM
- the TMED6 gene encoding transmembrane emp24 domain-containing protein 6 isoform X1, which gives rise to MEGAAPHGPPKQPSVEAGPHWTPALHTRAAMGSCLFPELRIRPRMPLGCFLPPGPAYNRDWQRQEHPGHSKRPQWLPAWHFPGCAGTDQFPHQGERSLLPWSCPGSSTSQGRYESDHICLLRGGMRVKCWGWVCLAVALLLRERFPFLSTGFYQLCLNNQQNQFGFMQVYLNFGVYYEAFDPDNKQPEERKEMNDTLEAIEVSTHKLQLHIFHMWRFYNFARMRKTSDSFLLESNYSYVNWWSMAQSCTIVLSGVLQLYFLKRLFNVQASSRQKC
- the TMED6 gene encoding transmembrane emp24 domain-containing protein 6 isoform X2, encoding MITPDTSSPCSCPGWRERGRLGSRMLLLVFLALLGSAGCPTTEPLSRSSQDPVFHGADRYDFAIIIAAGTMECFWQFADQNGNFFFNYEVQRTTGIGNDRNILVTASDPSGFQLGTSQDVRGQINFLTKEKGFYQLCLNNQQNQFGFMQVYLNFGVYYEAFDPDNKQPEERKEMNDTLEAIEVSTHKLQLHIFHMWRFYNFARMRKTSDSFLLESNYSYVNWWSMAQSCTIVLSGVLQLYFLKRLFNVQASSRQKC
- the TMED6 gene encoding transmembrane emp24 domain-containing protein 6 isoform X3 — its product is MLLLVFLALLGSAGCPTTEPLSRSSQDPVFHGADRYDFAIIIAAGTMECFWQFADQNGNFFFNYEVQRTTGIGNDRNILVTASDPSGFQLGTSQDVRGQINFLTKEKGFYQLCLNNQQNQFGFMQVYLNFGVYYEAFDPDNKQPEERKEMNDTLEAIEVSTHKLQLHIFHMWRFYNFARMRKTSDSFLLESNYSYVNWWSMAQSCTIVLSGVLQLYFLKRLFNVQASSRQKC